The following are from one region of the Carnobacterium gallinarum DSM 4847 genome:
- the yfmF gene encoding EF-P 5-aminopentanol modification-associated protein YfmF, which yields MSIQLNEGVHLHVLPTKKYKTVRLVIKFRAPLKAETITNRAMLSSLLETNSKKYPTQTELRSTLANLYGASFGLSVTKKGTEHMFTVGMNLVNERYLSEKTNILNDGIALLEEIIFNPNVANGQFDEGTFNREKENLLDYYSSIYDDKQAYASLSLQSLYFEDEDQKMPSIGTAEELEKITATSLFAYYQKMLQEDTIDIYVLGDVDENDIELAFRKFPFTPRKKATGSVFYQEPTRNNLKNEVEKQEVTQAKYNLAYETNTYYLEKDYFALQVFNGIFGGFPHSKLFVNVREKESLAYYASSSLDTFRGMMTVQTGIESAKVQQVSDIISVQLNEVQIGNFEEEAINQTKEMLKNQILQSEDNAPAFIERLYIYDIVGKNLSVDEWQAQVDAVTKEEIIAVANKIQLKATFFLTGEV from the coding sequence ATGTCAATACAATTGAATGAAGGAGTGCATTTACATGTGCTACCAACGAAAAAATATAAAACAGTTCGTTTAGTTATAAAGTTCAGAGCGCCATTAAAAGCTGAAACAATTACGAATCGGGCGATGTTATCAAGCCTTCTAGAAACCAACAGCAAAAAATATCCAACACAAACAGAACTGAGAAGTACTTTAGCTAATTTATATGGTGCAAGCTTTGGTTTATCTGTGACAAAAAAAGGTACAGAGCATATGTTTACTGTTGGAATGAACTTAGTTAATGAACGCTATTTATCAGAAAAAACTAATATTTTAAATGATGGAATTGCCCTACTTGAAGAAATTATTTTTAATCCTAATGTAGCGAATGGTCAGTTTGATGAAGGGACCTTTAATCGTGAAAAAGAGAACTTGCTAGATTACTATAGTTCTATTTATGACGATAAGCAGGCATATGCTAGTCTTTCGTTACAATCACTTTATTTTGAAGATGAAGATCAAAAAATGCCAAGTATTGGTACAGCAGAAGAATTAGAAAAAATTACAGCCACTTCTTTATTCGCTTACTATCAAAAAATGTTACAAGAAGATACAATTGATATTTATGTTTTAGGTGATGTAGATGAAAATGATATTGAATTAGCTTTTAGAAAATTTCCATTTACACCTAGAAAAAAGGCTACTGGTTCAGTTTTTTACCAAGAACCAACTCGTAACAATTTAAAAAATGAAGTTGAAAAGCAAGAAGTCACTCAAGCAAAATACAATTTAGCGTATGAAACCAATACGTACTATTTGGAAAAAGATTACTTTGCATTGCAAGTATTCAATGGGATTTTTGGCGGTTTTCCTCATTCTAAATTATTTGTTAATGTACGAGAAAAGGAAAGTTTGGCTTACTATGCTTCTAGTAGTTTGGATACATTTAGAGGAATGATGACTGTTCAGACTGGAATTGAGTCAGCAAAAGTTCAGCAGGTTTCGGATATTATTTCAGTGCAATTAAATGAAGTTCAAATTGGTAATTTTGAAGAGGAAGCTATTAATCAAACGAAAGAAATGTTGAAAAATCAAATTTTGCAGTCAGAAGATAATGCACCCGCCTTTATTGAACGTTTGTACATTTATGATATTGTTGGAAAAAATCTGTCTGTTGACGAATGGCAAGCACAAGTAGATGCTGTTACCAAAGAAGAAATTATTGCGGTAGCTAATAAGATTCAGCTAAAAGCAACATTCTTTTTAACTGGGGAGGTTTAA
- the yfmH gene encoding EF-P 5-aminopentanol modification-associated protein YfmH, whose amino-acid sequence MEKKHYDQLNETIYTETLENGLRVTLLPKNDFHKTYGLFTTNYGSIDNQFIPLGKTELVKVPDGVAHFLEHKMFEKEDGDVFNVFGKQGASANAFTSFTRTSYLFTSTNRILENVETLLDFVQEPYFTKETVEKEKGIIAQEIQMYDDEPDWRLFFGILGNLYPKHPLHIDIAGTVDSIMEITPEDLYECYHTFYHPSNMNLLVVGKMNPAEMMTTIRDNQDHKEFAPATEIVRHFPTETVADINVFDSIEMPVNRAKSIVGVKGVHPAPTGKAALVYKTKMNLLLTLLFGTTSENYLRLYDGGVIDDSFSFEFNLERTFHFIDIGGDAKEPTAFSEAIKEILLTAKDSSELTEANLTTVKKRMIGSALQSLNSIEYIANQYSQEAYGDASLFDLVPTIESIKLADIQQLAAEFMIKEHMSTFHILPKEANEG is encoded by the coding sequence GTGGAAAAAAAACATTATGATCAATTAAATGAAACTATTTATACTGAAACGTTAGAAAATGGATTGCGTGTAACGTTACTACCTAAAAACGATTTCCATAAAACCTATGGTTTATTTACAACAAATTATGGTTCAATTGACAATCAGTTTATTCCACTAGGAAAGACTGAATTAGTAAAAGTGCCAGATGGTGTCGCTCACTTTTTAGAACACAAAATGTTTGAAAAAGAAGATGGTGATGTTTTTAACGTATTTGGCAAACAAGGTGCGTCAGCTAATGCCTTTACAAGTTTTACTCGAACAAGTTATTTATTTACTAGCACCAATCGTATATTGGAAAATGTTGAAACATTATTAGATTTTGTTCAAGAACCCTATTTCACTAAAGAAACTGTTGAAAAGGAAAAAGGGATTATTGCACAAGAAATTCAAATGTATGATGATGAGCCTGATTGGCGTCTATTTTTTGGTATTTTGGGAAATTTATATCCAAAACATCCATTACACATTGATATTGCTGGAACTGTGGACAGCATTATGGAGATTACTCCTGAAGACTTATATGAATGCTACCATACCTTTTATCACCCAAGTAATATGAATTTACTTGTTGTTGGAAAAATGAATCCTGCTGAAATGATGACAACGATTCGTGACAATCAAGACCATAAAGAATTTGCTCCAGCAACAGAAATTGTGCGTCACTTTCCAACTGAAACAGTAGCGGATATTAACGTTTTTGATTCGATTGAGATGCCAGTAAATCGTGCAAAAAGTATTGTTGGTGTCAAGGGAGTACATCCTGCTCCAACTGGAAAAGCAGCATTAGTCTATAAAACAAAAATGAATTTATTGTTAACTCTTTTATTTGGAACTACGTCTGAAAATTATTTGCGTTTATATGATGGTGGTGTAATTGATGACAGCTTTTCTTTTGAATTTAATTTAGAACGAACGTTTCATTTTATTGATATTGGTGGGGATGCAAAAGAACCAACGGCTTTTAGTGAGGCAATTAAAGAAATTTTACTAACTGCAAAAGATAGTTCAGAATTAACAGAAGCAAATCTAACAACTGTCAAAAAACGGATGATTGGTAGTGCGTTACAATCTTTAAATTCAATAGAATACATTGCTAATCAATATAGCCAAGAAGCTTATGGTGATGCAAGTTTATTTGATTTAGTACCAACTATTGAAAGCATTAAGTTAGCAGATATTCAACAATTAGCTGCTGAGTTTATGATAAAAGAACATATGAGTACCTTCCATATTTTACCAAAAGAGGCGAATGAAGGATGA
- the ymfI gene encoding elongation factor P 5-aminopentanone reductase, with protein sequence MKFALIMGASGDIGGAIAQDLAKAGWSLYLHCHSDFTSVERQAKVYQKNYPKQDFFTLQLDMMNEAELPLFLESIFQLDAVIFASGFTHYHLLTETTALEMDQMWQVHVKTPILLVQSLQTKLAASGNGRIVFISSVYGEVGSAMEVLYSTTKGAQLAFVKAYSKEVISLGITVNAISPGAIATKMNQDFAEAELDWLNEEIPAGRMGTTTEISFWVQQLLEPLSQYMTGQSLVISGGWLK encoded by the coding sequence ATGAAATTTGCTTTGATTATGGGGGCTAGCGGTGATATTGGTGGTGCGATTGCCCAAGATTTAGCAAAAGCGGGCTGGTCGCTTTACCTTCATTGTCATTCGGATTTTACAAGTGTGGAGAGACAGGCTAAGGTCTATCAAAAAAATTATCCAAAACAAGATTTTTTTACTTTGCAATTAGATATGATGAATGAAGCAGAGCTACCGCTTTTTTTGGAATCAATTTTTCAATTAGATGCGGTCATTTTTGCTAGTGGGTTTACACATTATCACTTATTAACAGAGACGACAGCATTAGAAATGGATCAAATGTGGCAAGTTCATGTAAAAACACCTATTTTATTAGTGCAAAGTTTGCAAACTAAATTAGCTGCATCTGGAAATGGTCGTATTGTATTTATTAGTTCAGTTTATGGTGAAGTTGGGAGTGCCATGGAGGTTTTGTATTCTACAACTAAAGGTGCCCAACTTGCATTTGTTAAAGCCTATAGCAAAGAAGTGATTAGCTTAGGGATTACAGTGAATGCAATTTCTCCAGGAGCGATTGCAACGAAAATGAATCAAGACTTTGCCGAAGCGGAGCTAGATTGGTTGAACGAGGAAATTCCAGCAGGTCGAATGGGAACTACGACTGAAATTAGCTTCTGGGTGCAACAACTGTTGGAACCATTAAGTCAATATATGACAGGACAGTCTTTGGTTATCAGCGGTGGCTGGCTAAAGTAA
- a CDS encoding helix-turn-helix domain-containing protein — MNEIGIKLQEARKAKGYTLDDLQQMTKIQKRYLIAIEEGNFDVMPGKFYARAFIKQYADTVGLNGDQLLEQYTDAVPHTHDEEYVEKVNTNQTRSENHVTNELLERVKTLLPTILIVIVVFLIIGGIWYAATKTGNKDTESIISKDSDTTSITTSSNTATSESKTSAASSSSKEPEKEPEKPKQAIAVESSTGQTTNYTVTNATEPGSIVLSAEGGASWVGVEVNGVAADQKTMQSGDNLEVPLPAGTTSISVRIGNAASTKITLNGEAVAYAPEATNVITQTLVFTVTPVAAAAQ; from the coding sequence ATGAATGAAATTGGAATAAAATTACAAGAAGCTAGAAAAGCAAAAGGGTATACATTAGATGATTTGCAACAAATGACAAAAATTCAAAAACGTTATTTAATTGCAATTGAAGAAGGCAATTTTGATGTAATGCCTGGCAAGTTTTATGCCCGTGCTTTTATTAAACAATATGCGGATACGGTTGGCTTAAATGGCGATCAATTGTTAGAACAATACACAGATGCTGTTCCACACACACATGATGAAGAGTATGTGGAGAAGGTCAACACAAACCAAACACGGTCAGAAAATCATGTAACAAATGAATTACTTGAACGAGTAAAAACTTTGTTACCTACTATTTTGATTGTCATAGTCGTATTTTTGATTATTGGTGGAATTTGGTATGCAGCAACAAAAACTGGAAATAAAGATACTGAATCAATTATTTCTAAAGATTCAGATACAACATCGATTACAACAAGTAGTAATACAGCTACTAGTGAATCAAAAACTAGTGCAGCTTCTTCTAGTTCAAAAGAACCAGAAAAAGAACCGGAAAAACCAAAACAAGCAATTGCCGTTGAATCATCAACGGGTCAAACAACAAATTACACGGTTACCAATGCAACCGAACCAGGTTCAATTGTATTGAGTGCAGAAGGTGGAGCAAGTTGGGTTGGCGTTGAAGTTAATGGTGTAGCAGCTGATCAAAAAACAATGCAAAGTGGCGATAATTTGGAAGTTCCATTACCAGCCGGAACAACATCAATCTCTGTCAGAATTGGAAATGCAGCGAGTACAAAAATTACATTGAATGGTGAAGCAGTGGCTTATGCTCCAGAAGCAACTAATGTAATTACGCAAACACTTGTCTTTACTGTAACTCCAGTTGCAGCAGCGGCACAATAG
- a CDS encoding Na+/H+ antiporter: protein MELLFFVLLMIVGIVVSSVANKYLPRVPLALIQISVGVLMTFLPLEHEVILEPEIFMLCIIAPLVFYEGQKVSRKEFWELKGPILLLAFGLVLISVILGGFVIQWLIPKMPLAIAFALAAIISPTDTVALKSIVKNIKLPDNIMGVLEGESLINDAAGLVSFKVALAAVVTGVFSVKEASISFLVAAFGGIVLGVIMGLLFVKLRIKLRKMGLEESELLILIQLATPFVIFILAEEFNFSGILALVAAGFVHGFEQDKLQKTTTKLQLISSNVWSTFIYFLNSLVFLLLGSMLPSVIKAIWDANDVHVAELLGSSLLIFCFILFLRFAWVYLLYADFVEPVDAGFSNYLIQMTSALEPAKKSGISRFKYAVITAFAGVHGTISLATALSVPLVLGNNEVFPLRNEVLFITASVILFSLISATIMLPLLVPKEQVTTDLVINAKKLDEITGYQEILFRTIDRLEQQRTAENNTMLNQILLELEDKLVASKEGRYRDEDRGKMQEIMNFARDIEKQKIDELIAEKQISPMIERLYQVYLENSRRFEERNFFKIMLFKIKMNLLKKRVKKMRNQEFDARFKSKIDAHSQLIEEFKESQRLVAGTVVQEIQNQMTSENRKESIEVMERYNRRTEYVQLDSAIQQQNMRRLASLTLQIEREEIQRLLDNAEINFEIANQLGEQVTYDELSELTMGTE, encoded by the coding sequence ATGGAATTATTATTTTTTGTATTGCTTATGATTGTTGGAATAGTGGTTTCATCTGTAGCGAATAAGTATTTACCACGAGTTCCGTTAGCATTAATTCAAATTTCAGTTGGTGTTTTAATGACCTTTTTACCATTGGAACATGAAGTTATTTTAGAACCAGAGATTTTTATGTTATGCATCATTGCTCCGTTGGTTTTTTATGAGGGTCAGAAGGTCTCTAGAAAAGAATTTTGGGAGTTAAAAGGTCCAATTTTATTATTAGCTTTTGGATTAGTTTTAATTTCAGTTATACTGGGAGGTTTTGTTATTCAATGGTTAATTCCTAAGATGCCTTTAGCGATTGCCTTTGCATTAGCTGCGATTATCTCACCCACGGATACTGTTGCGTTGAAATCAATTGTGAAAAATATTAAGCTACCAGATAATATCATGGGTGTTTTAGAAGGAGAGTCACTAATTAATGATGCAGCTGGACTAGTTTCTTTTAAAGTTGCTTTAGCAGCAGTTGTAACAGGTGTCTTTTCAGTCAAAGAAGCCAGCATTAGTTTTTTAGTTGCAGCTTTTGGTGGGATTGTTCTTGGCGTAATTATGGGTCTGTTATTTGTAAAGTTACGGATAAAATTAAGAAAAATGGGATTAGAAGAATCAGAGTTATTAATTTTGATTCAGTTAGCGACACCTTTTGTTATTTTTATCTTAGCAGAAGAGTTTAATTTTTCAGGAATTTTGGCTTTAGTTGCAGCAGGCTTTGTTCATGGATTTGAACAGGATAAATTACAAAAAACTACGACAAAATTGCAGCTGATTTCTAGCAATGTTTGGTCAACTTTTATTTATTTTTTAAATAGTTTAGTTTTCTTATTATTAGGTTCAATGCTGCCAAGTGTTATCAAAGCCATCTGGGATGCTAATGATGTTCATGTTGCTGAATTACTTGGAAGTTCACTTTTGATTTTTTGTTTTATTCTTTTCTTACGATTTGCATGGGTGTATCTATTGTATGCTGATTTTGTTGAACCAGTAGATGCGGGATTTAGTAATTACCTGATTCAAATGACAAGTGCTTTGGAACCTGCTAAGAAATCTGGGATTTCTAGATTTAAGTACGCTGTTATTACGGCATTTGCTGGTGTTCATGGGACCATTTCCTTAGCCACAGCTCTCTCAGTACCATTAGTTTTAGGAAACAATGAAGTGTTTCCTTTAAGAAATGAAGTGCTGTTTATTACGGCGAGTGTTATTTTATTTAGTTTGATTAGTGCAACGATCATGTTGCCTTTATTAGTCCCTAAGGAACAGGTAACGACGGATTTAGTCATTAATGCTAAAAAATTAGATGAAATTACAGGTTATCAAGAAATTCTCTTTCGCACAATTGATCGTTTGGAGCAACAGCGTACAGCCGAGAATAATACGATGCTTAATCAAATTTTACTAGAGTTAGAAGATAAATTAGTTGCAAGTAAAGAAGGGCGTTATCGTGATGAAGATCGTGGAAAAATGCAAGAGATTATGAATTTTGCTCGTGATATTGAGAAGCAGAAAATTGATGAATTAATTGCAGAAAAACAGATTTCACCAATGATTGAACGTTTGTATCAAGTTTATTTGGAAAATTCTCGTCGTTTTGAAGAACGTAATTTCTTTAAAATTATGTTATTTAAAATCAAAATGAATTTGTTGAAAAAACGAGTAAAAAAAATGCGTAATCAAGAATTTGACGCACGATTTAAATCAAAAATAGATGCTCATAGCCAATTAATTGAAGAATTTAAAGAATCTCAACGATTAGTAGCTGGAACCGTTGTGCAAGAAATCCAGAATCAAATGACTTCTGAAAATCGAAAAGAGTCAATTGAAGTCATGGAGCGATACAACCGTCGGACTGAATATGTTCAACTAGATTCAGCAATACAACAACAAAATATGCGCCGTTTAGCTAGTCTGACTTTGCAAATCGAACGAGAAGAAATTCAACGTTTATTAGATAATGCTGAGATTAATTTTGAGATTGCGAATCAATTAGGCGAACAGGTGACCTATGATGAGTTAAGTGAATTAACAATGGGAACTGAATGA
- the pgsA gene encoding CDP-diacylglycerol--glycerol-3-phosphate 3-phosphatidyltransferase, whose product MNLPNKLTVLRIFMIPIFMVIVLGPFDWGQVNWLGSSIEVTQLVGAIIFALASITDWLDGKIARARNLVTNFGKFADPLADKMLVVTAFIVLVGQGIVPSWVIAIIICRELAVTGLRLLLVGDGEVMAAAMPGKIKTATQMVAIILLFLNNFPFAGMNFPFATIMLYVCLFFTVYSGVDYFIKNKHVFSGSM is encoded by the coding sequence TTGAATTTACCAAATAAATTAACAGTACTTCGTATTTTTATGATTCCAATATTCATGGTGATCGTTTTAGGTCCATTTGATTGGGGACAAGTCAATTGGTTAGGAAGCTCAATTGAGGTTACACAATTAGTTGGCGCAATTATCTTTGCGTTAGCAAGTATTACCGATTGGTTGGATGGGAAAATTGCACGAGCAAGAAATTTAGTCACTAATTTTGGTAAGTTTGCGGACCCTTTAGCAGATAAAATGTTAGTTGTTACAGCATTTATTGTTCTAGTTGGGCAAGGAATTGTTCCATCGTGGGTCATTGCAATTATTATTTGCCGTGAGTTAGCAGTTACAGGACTTCGTTTGCTTTTAGTTGGCGATGGCGAGGTAATGGCAGCAGCAATGCCTGGTAAGATTAAAACAGCAACTCAAATGGTAGCAATTATTTTGTTGTTTTTAAATAATTTTCCATTTGCTGGAATGAATTTCCCGTTTGCAACTATTATGTTGTATGTGTGTTTATTTTTTACTGTCTATTCTGGTGTTGATTATTTTATTAAAAATAAACATGTTTTCTCTGGATCAATGTAA
- a CDS encoding metallophosphoesterase, giving the protein MKRKWQIVSLFFMLLFLASCGAGNEAKDSKEALKNRESPSAKSLETGFKLWVITDVHYIAPSLHDDGKKFDFIVSTSAGKDLNYQTETLEALVMQAKKEQPDVLVVSGDLTLNGEKQSAIELADYFKEIEKNGTEVYVIPGNHDISDGWAKKYRGDQAEATEQILPKDFKSIFKKNGYQQAISSDPTSLSYLVAPRKNLWIMMIDSNKYSWSASKGAPVTSGSIREDTYQWMSENFQLAKEQGAKIIPVMHHNLMDHNQLVNRGFTIDKAENLQDFFAKEKVDFVLSGHIHAQDIASLDVKGHKIYDIVTGSFMMAPNPIGEFTYQDGSFTYQRQTTDVDGWAKETGATNLDLLQHSAYLAENMQKDGESFAIGQIYEEQWADKSQLDSVATFIGNANQRFFGGESYVAPENVKETQEQLAKNPAYQVLQQHPESSLTSYIDSIYIDQDTNNVQMEFPFN; this is encoded by the coding sequence GTGAAAAGAAAGTGGCAAATAGTCAGTCTTTTTTTTATGCTACTTTTTTTAGCAAGTTGTGGAGCGGGAAATGAAGCAAAAGACAGCAAAGAAGCTTTGAAAAATAGAGAGAGCCCGTCAGCGAAGTCTCTTGAAACTGGCTTTAAACTTTGGGTAATTACAGATGTTCATTATATAGCTCCAAGCTTACATGATGATGGGAAAAAATTTGACTTTATTGTGAGTACTTCAGCAGGTAAAGATTTAAACTACCAAACAGAAACATTAGAGGCTTTAGTCATGCAAGCTAAAAAAGAACAACCAGATGTATTAGTAGTAAGTGGTGATTTAACTCTAAATGGTGAAAAACAAAGTGCAATTGAATTAGCAGATTATTTTAAGGAAATTGAAAAAAATGGCACAGAAGTTTATGTGATTCCTGGGAACCACGATATCAGTGATGGTTGGGCGAAAAAATATCGTGGAGATCAAGCTGAAGCAACGGAACAAATTTTACCGAAAGATTTTAAATCAATTTTTAAGAAAAATGGGTATCAACAAGCGATTAGTAGTGATCCCACTTCATTGAGTTATTTGGTTGCACCTAGAAAAAATCTCTGGATAATGATGATTGATTCAAATAAATACAGTTGGAGTGCTTCAAAAGGAGCTCCTGTAACCAGCGGAAGTATCCGTGAAGATACGTATCAATGGATGTCAGAAAATTTCCAATTAGCAAAAGAACAAGGTGCTAAAATTATTCCAGTAATGCATCATAATTTAATGGATCATAATCAATTGGTAAATCGTGGATTTACAATCGATAAAGCTGAGAATTTACAAGACTTTTTTGCAAAAGAAAAAGTTGATTTTGTCTTATCAGGTCATATTCACGCCCAAGATATTGCTAGCCTTGATGTGAAAGGACATAAGATTTATGATATCGTAACGGGTTCGTTTATGATGGCACCTAATCCAATTGGTGAATTCACTTATCAAGATGGAAGCTTTACCTATCAAAGACAAACAACAGATGTTGATGGCTGGGCAAAAGAAACGGGAGCAACTAATCTAGATCTGTTACAACATTCAGCCTATTTAGCTGAAAATATGCAAAAAGATGGTGAAAGTTTTGCAATCGGTCAGATTTATGAAGAACAGTGGGCTGATAAAAGTCAGTTGGATTCAGTTGCAACTTTTATAGGCAACGCGAATCAACGTTTTTTTGGTGGAGAATCTTACGTTGCTCCTGAAAATGTAAAAGAAACTCAAGAGCAATTAGCTAAAAATCCAGCCTATCAAGTATTGCAGCAGCATCCAGAAAGTAGTTTAACAAGTTATATCGACAGTATCTACATTGATCAAGATACGAATAATGTGCAGATGGAATTTCCTTTTAATTAA
- a CDS encoding competence/damage-inducible protein A → MRAEIIAVGTELLLGQIVNTNAAFLSQELAGLGINVYHHVVVGDNPERLERVLQEAESRSELIILSGGLGPTKDDLTKQTVANHLKRQLVTDTTTLEKVIAFHEHSNRPMAENNKLQAVVLEGSIVLKNSTGLAAGMFLQNEKTIYVLLPGPPNELKPMFLHEVKPLLLANMDKPELLISRVLRFFGIGESRLVTILDDLIEKQTNPTLAPYAGVHEVTLRISANGATEEACIQLLNTMEAEIQKRVGSYFYGYGDETNLVESVVNLLKEHHLTITAAESLTGGEFQSSLASVSGVSEVFNGGVVTYSNESKSKLLNVSEKTIAEAGVVSEACGIEMAEGVRKLFNTDIALSFTGVAGPNSLEGQAVGTVWIGIAQKGKPSFAKCYHFARNRNSNRQQATLSGLDLVRRLIKQLPLDE, encoded by the coding sequence ATGAGAGCTGAGATTATTGCAGTAGGAACAGAATTACTACTAGGACAAATTGTAAACACAAATGCTGCTTTTTTATCACAAGAATTAGCAGGTTTAGGTATTAATGTCTATCATCATGTTGTAGTTGGAGATAATCCAGAGCGATTGGAACGAGTATTACAGGAAGCCGAAAGTCGCAGTGAGTTAATTATACTTTCTGGTGGGCTAGGACCAACAAAAGATGATCTAACAAAACAAACAGTTGCGAATCATTTAAAACGCCAGTTAGTAACGGATACGACTACTTTAGAAAAAGTGATTGCTTTTCATGAACATTCCAATCGTCCCATGGCTGAAAATAATAAATTACAAGCGGTGGTTTTAGAAGGTTCAATCGTTTTGAAAAATTCAACCGGTTTAGCAGCAGGGATGTTTTTACAAAATGAAAAGACAATATATGTTTTGTTACCAGGACCTCCAAATGAATTAAAGCCGATGTTTTTACATGAAGTAAAACCTCTATTATTAGCGAATATGGATAAACCAGAATTGCTTATTTCACGAGTATTACGTTTTTTTGGAATTGGTGAATCAAGATTAGTGACGATTCTAGACGATTTAATTGAAAAGCAAACAAATCCAACCCTTGCTCCCTATGCTGGTGTTCACGAGGTAACATTACGTATAAGCGCAAATGGAGCAACTGAGGAAGCTTGTATCCAGCTTTTGAATACTATGGAGGCGGAAATACAAAAGCGCGTTGGTAGCTATTTTTATGGCTATGGCGATGAAACCAATTTAGTAGAAAGTGTTGTGAATTTGTTAAAAGAACATCATTTAACAATTACAGCAGCTGAAAGCTTAACTGGAGGTGAATTTCAAAGTTCGTTAGCTAGTGTTTCCGGTGTATCTGAGGTATTCAATGGTGGGGTTGTCACATATAGCAACGAAAGTAAATCCAAGTTATTAAACGTATCCGAAAAAACAATCGCTGAAGCAGGTGTAGTCAGTGAAGCTTGTGGAATTGAAATGGCAGAAGGTGTTCGGAAGTTATTTAATACGGATATAGCCTTATCTTTCACAGGTGTTGCTGGACCTAATTCTTTAGAAGGACAGGCAGTGGGAACTGTTTGGATAGGCATCGCACAAAAAGGAAAACCAAGTTTTGCAAAATGTTACCACTTCGCTAGAAATCGTAACAGCAATCGCCAACAAGCAACACTATCTGGATTGGATTTGGTTCGTCGATTGATAAAACAATTGCCTTTAGATGAGTAA
- the recA gene encoding recombinase RecA, translated as MADDRKQALDAALKKIEKNFGKGSVMKLGEKIDTQISTIPSGSLALDVALGVGGYPKGRIIEVYGPESSGKTTVSLHAVAEVQKQGGIAAFIDAEHALDPKYAAALGVNIDELLLSQPDTGEQGLEIADALVSSGAVDIVVIDSVAALVPRAEIEGEMGASHVGLQARLMSQALRKLSGSINKTKTIALFINQIREKVGVMFGNPEVTPGGRALKFYATVRLEVRRAEQIKNGTDVVGNRTKIKVVKNKVAPPFKVAEVDIMYGEGISQVGELLDMGSDKDIVIKSGAWYSYEGERIGQGRENAKKYFMENPELRAEIETKVRAAYGIGDKLSVEEEKAESKKGTKKTEEAKEDKNKENEPSLNENPTEITLDLPEIK; from the coding sequence ATGGCAGATGATCGCAAACAAGCCTTAGATGCAGCATTGAAAAAAATTGAAAAGAACTTTGGTAAAGGTTCGGTAATGAAACTGGGCGAGAAAATTGATACCCAAATTTCAACAATTCCAAGTGGATCCTTAGCACTAGATGTTGCATTAGGTGTTGGTGGTTATCCAAAAGGTCGGATTATTGAAGTATATGGTCCTGAAAGTTCAGGTAAAACAACCGTGTCATTGCATGCAGTTGCTGAAGTTCAAAAACAAGGCGGAATTGCAGCTTTTATTGATGCAGAGCATGCGCTAGATCCAAAATACGCAGCAGCATTAGGTGTAAACATTGACGAATTGCTTTTATCTCAACCAGATACTGGTGAACAAGGTCTAGAAATAGCTGACGCATTGGTTTCTAGTGGAGCAGTGGACATTGTTGTTATTGATTCGGTTGCGGCATTAGTACCACGTGCAGAGATTGAAGGAGAAATGGGTGCTAGCCACGTGGGTTTGCAAGCACGTTTAATGTCACAAGCATTGCGTAAATTATCTGGTTCAATTAATAAAACGAAAACTATTGCTTTATTCATTAATCAAATTCGCGAAAAAGTGGGTGTAATGTTTGGAAATCCAGAAGTTACTCCTGGTGGTCGTGCTCTTAAATTTTATGCAACCGTTCGTTTAGAAGTTAGAAGAGCGGAACAAATAAAAAATGGTACAGATGTAGTTGGGAACCGTACAAAAATTAAAGTTGTAAAAAATAAAGTTGCACCACCATTTAAAGTAGCTGAAGTGGATATTATGTATGGCGAAGGAATTTCACAAGTAGGTGAGCTTTTAGATATGGGTTCAGATAAAGATATTGTTATTAAAAGTGGAGCTTGGTACTCATATGAAGGTGAGCGGATTGGGCAAGGCCGTGAAAACGCGAAAAAATACTTTATGGAAAATCCTGAACTAAGAGCAGAGATTGAAACTAAAGTTCGTGCTGCATACGGCATTGGGGATAAACTTTCTGTGGAGGAAGAAAAAGCAGAATCAAAAAAAGGAACTAAAAAAACTGAAGAAGCAAAAGAAGATAAAAATAAAGAAAATGAGCCCTCACTAAATGAAAATCCAACAGAAATAACGTTGGATTTACCAGAAATTAAGTGA